A stretch of the Neofelis nebulosa isolate mNeoNeb1 chromosome 1, mNeoNeb1.pri, whole genome shotgun sequence genome encodes the following:
- the CYSLTR2 gene encoding cysteinyl leukotriene receptor 2 yields MEPNGIFSSNDNNTDCSIENFKRGFYPIVYLIIFVWGTLGNGFSIYVFLQPYKKSTSVNVFMLNLAISDFLFTSTLPFRVDYYIRGSNWIFGDLSCRIMSYSMYVNMYSSIYFLTVLSIVRFLATVHPFRLLHVASIRSAWILCVVIWVLIMASSVVLLNNGSEQNGNTTLCLELNMNKIVKLRTMNYIALVIGFMLPFCLLSICYLLIIRVLLKVKVPESGLRVSHKKALITIIIALIIFLLCFLPYHILRTLHLVMWKVDTCEDNLHKAVVITLTLAATNSCLNPLLYYFAGENFKDRLRSALRKDHPWKTKYSIPVCVWLKEETQV; encoded by the coding sequence ATGGAACCCAATGGCATCTTCAGCAGTAATGACAACAACACGGACTGTTCAATCGAAAACTTCAAAAGGGGATTTTACCCCATCGTGTACCTGATAATATTTGTCTGGGGAACCTTGGGAAATGGATTTTCCATATATGTTTTCCTGCAGCCTTATAAGAAGTCCACGTCTGTGAATGTTTTCATGCTAAACCTGGCCATTTCAGATTTTTTGTTCACAAGTACACTGCCCTTCAGAGTTGACTATTACATCAGAGGCTCCAACTGGATATTTGGGGACCTGAGCTGCAGGATTATGTCTTATTCTATGTATGTCAACATGTACAGCAGCATTTATTTCCTGACTGTGCTGAGCATTGTGCGTTTTCTGGCAACTGTTCATCCCTTCCGGCTCCTCCATGTGGCTAGTATCAGGAGtgcctggattctgtgtgtggTTATATGGGTCCTTATCATGGCTTCCTCAGTAGTGCTTCTGAACAATGGCTCTGAGCAGAATGGCAATACCACATTATGCTTAGAGTTGAATATGAATAAAATTGTTAAACTGAGGACGATGAACTACATTGCCTTGGTGATAGGCTTCATGCTACCATTCTGCTTGCTCAGCATCTGTTATCTGCTAATCATTCGAGTCCTGTTAAAGGTAAAGGTCCCAGAATCTGGGCTGCGGGTTTCTCACAAGAAAGCacttatcaccatcatcattgccTTGATCATCTTCCTTCTGTGTTTCCTGCCTTATCACATACTGAGAACCCTCCACCTGGTCATGTGGAAAGTGGATACATGCGAAGACAATCTTCATAAAGCTGTGGTCATCACACTGACCTTGGCAGCAACCAATAGCTGCCTCAATCCTTTGCTCTATTATTTTGCTGGGGAAAATTTTAAGGACAGACTAAGGTCTGCACTCAGAAAAGATCACCCCTGGAAGACAAAGTACAGCATTCCTGTCTGCGTGTGGTTGAAAGAGGAAACACAAGTTTAA